In one Scyliorhinus canicula chromosome 3, sScyCan1.1, whole genome shotgun sequence genomic region, the following are encoded:
- the LOC119962636 gene encoding zinc finger protein 2 homolog, with translation MENIQESDSALQSTEICQKGTNLNLSKGPDRRQRSRDKLKLFICSECGKSFNKYSHLKLHLLVHTGEKPFKCRVCEKEFNHPSSLRKHEITHTGEKPFKCSDCGKSFNDSSNLSRHKRIHSGEKPFKCNMCDKGFTYSHHLVSHQRTHTGEKPFQCSTCGKEFSQSSTLVMHKRTHADKRPYKCGTCGKGFQLSRHLVSHRRMHTGEKPLEHEKELKQDSSLVKHQQNDTGELQYKCTFCSKMFRQSHNLMIHKRTHNVKKPYQCSTRRQFNQHSSLLKYQHTNTGERPYLCSVCEKRFKGSSMLVTHHVKTGDSPFHCIGCGKVLQNSSNLLQHQPVHTEEWPHKRAGCEKGFKRAHKSCNQLIEPSGHPYRKDSVQMYKVQERL, from the coding sequence ATGGAGAACATACAGGAATCAGACTCTGCTCTTCAATCAACTGAGATCTGTCAAAAGGGGACCAATTTAAACCTTTCAAAAGGGCCAGATCGTCGGCAGCGTTCCCGAGATAAACTGAAGCTCTTTATCTGCTCTGAATGCGGTAAGAGTTTTAACAAATACTCACACCTCAAATTGCACCTCTTGGTCCACACAGGAGAAAAACCTTTCAAATGCCGTGTCTGTGAGAAGGAATTCAATCACCCATCCAGCCTTCGTAAACATGAGATCACACACACAGGAGAGAAGCCATTCAAATGCTCCGACTGTGGGAAAAGTTTCAATGACTCGTCAAATCTATCCCGGCACAAGCGCATTCACAGTGGTGAGAAACCGTTCAAATGCAACATGTGTGACAAAGGGTTTACTTATTCTCACCATCTAGTGTCACaccagcgcacacacacaggagaGAAGCCATTTCAATGCTCAACATGTGGAAAAGAGTTCAGCCAGTCATCAACGTTGGTGATGCACAAGCGAACACATGCTGACAAGAGGCCCTATAAGTGTGGcacatgtgggaagggattccagcTGTCACGCCACTTGGTGTCTCACCGTCGCATGCACACCGGAGAGAAACCATTGGAACACGAGAAGGAGTTGAAGCAGGACTCCAGTTTGGTGAAACACCAGCAGAATGATACGGGAGAGCTGCAGTATAAATGTACCTTCTGCAGCAAAATGTTCCGTCAGTCACACAACCTAATGATCCACAAGCGTACACATAATGTGAAGAAGCCATATCAGTGTTCCACACGCAGGCAGTTCAACCAGCATTCGTCCCTGCTGAAGTATCAGCACACAAACACAGGAGAGAGGCCATACTTATGTTCTGTGTGCGAAAAGAGGTTCAAGGGCTCCAGCATGCTAGTGACACACCACGTCAAAACAGGTGACAGTCCCTTTCATTGCATTGGATGTGGAAAGGTTCTCCAGAACTCATCAAATCTCCTCCAGCACCAGCCTGTGCACACAGAAGAGTGGCCGCATAAGCGTGCTGGGTGTGAGAAGGGCTTCAAGCGTGCACACAAGTCATGCAATCAACTGATTGAGCCATCAGGACATCCGTACAGGAAAGATTCTGTTCAAATGTACAAGGTGCAGGAAAGGCTGTAA